The sequence TCGCGCCGAGGACCATCCCGAAGACGACGTGGAGTATCGTGACGATGACGTGGTCGAAGACGCCGACCGTCAGCAGGACCCCGACCACGTAGGCCAGCGCGATGCGACTCGCGACGCTGTTGACCGCTTCGAGGAGGTACGACAGGAGCGTGACCAGCGTCCCCCCGACGATGCCCTTCACGAACTCGGCCTCGGTTCGCCGATGGACGAACTCGTGGGCGAAGGTGACGAGTTTGCTCGCGGTCCCGTCGGGGAGCGCACCGTTCACCGACAGCACGGCGACGAAGAGGGTACCCCCGACGAGGTTGAGCACGAACGTGACGCTCCACAGTCGGACGAGCGGACCGACCAGCCACGAGTCGTCGGCCGCAACCGCCTTCGCCACCGGGTCGAAAAAGTTCTCGTTGAACAGTTCGGTCCGACCGACCACGAGGAAGACCAAGGCGGGACCGAACGCGAGCGCCCCGGCGAGTTTGGCGACACCGTGGCCGTACTGCGGTTCGAGAAACGCTTCCACGATACCGAGCGCGACGATGCCGAAGACGACGGTGAAGCCAGCGATGAAACTGGTCGCGACGAGTTCGAGCATCGACTGGTCGAGTCGGCGCTCGCCCTCCTCGATGGCTCGGTCGAATATCTCCTCGGGGTCGGGCGCGACGGACACGAAAAAACGGTCGGTCGGCGCGACGTTAAGCCTCGTGGCAGTCGGCTCTCTCGACCCCGAGGCCTACCGTATCGCCGGTCCGGACTCTCGTCGTCAGTGCGTCGTGACGCACGCCGTCAGTTGCTCTTCGGCGACCCAGCCGTCAGGGGAGGCGCTGTCCCAGACGACGTAGGCCCAGACGCTCCCGTCGAGGGTCTCACAGAGCTTCTCGACGCGGCCCTCCTCGTAGTTCTGGACTCTCCCCACGAGGTCCTCCTCGGTGCCGCCGCACTCGCTGAACACGAGCGCCGCGCCGTTGCTCCCGTCGGCGTAGACGCACTGTCCGCTGGAGACGCTGTCGGTCGTCACGGCGCTCGCCGACCCCGCGAGCGAGGCGACGCCGAGCGCGCCGCCGATGCTTCGAAGGACGGTACGTCGAGTCTCGGCTCCGCTGTCGTGGAACATTGCGTCCGAAGTAATGTTATTTTCAAAACTTATAGTTTTGTATTTTATTCTCGTGCCACGAACAGCGTCTCGCCCGGAAGCGTCTCGCGTTCGACCGGGACCGCTGGCTGGTCGCCGCCCAACGTCGTGAACAGGAAGGCGGCGTCGTGGCGGCGGGCCACGTCGAGGACCGGGCGGTGCAACTCGGGCGGGAGGTTCAGCGCGTAGACGGCGTCCGCCCCGCGGTAGCGCTCGGGGTCGGGGTCGAGGACGTTCTCCTCGGCGAACTCGACTCCGGCGGGGACCTCCCGAGGAGACACGTCGGTCGCGGTCACGGCGACTCCGGCGTCGGCGAGGGCGGCGGCCACGTCGGTTCGGTTGCCGACGCCCACCTCCACGAGTCGTTCGAAGTCGGACAAGCGGCGGACGATGGCACGACGAGTTCGGGGACGCACGGCGGGAAGTTTATGGGTGGGTCCCCCATAGTGTTTCCCATGCTCGTTGACGTTGTTCCGGTCGGGGACCTCTCCGCGAAAGTCAAGCGGCAGGCCTCGACCGCCCTGCGTTCCGTCTACGACTGCGACGTTACTATCCACGACTCTCAGCCCATCCCGACCGGGGCACACGACGAGAAACGCGACCAGTACCGCGCCGAGGAGTTCATCGAACTCGCCGGACGGGTCGGAACCGGGGAGAAGAACATCGCGATTACGCCGAAAGACCTCTTCTATCGCCGCCGCAACTACGTGTTCGGTCTCGCCTACCTCGACGGCAACGGGAGCGTTATCTCGACGTATCGGCTCCAGACCTCCAGCGACGGCGGTTTCTCGAACCGGAGCGCCGCGGAAATCTTCTCGGACCGCGTTCGCAAGGAAGTCGTTCACGAAATCGGTCACACCCTCGGGCTGGAACACTGCGACAACAAACGGTGTGTCATGAACTTCTCGCCGACCGTCCGCGAGGTGGACGTGAAAGAGGAGAACCTCTGTGGCTCCTGCCAGCGCGAAGTGCTGTAGTTCGGTAGACCCGCCGGCGGGAAGACTGTAGTCGGTGGG is a genomic window of Halorussus salinus containing:
- a CDS encoding formate/nitrite transporter family protein, which gives rise to MSVAPDPEEIFDRAIEEGERRLDQSMLELVATSFIAGFTVVFGIVALGIVEAFLEPQYGHGVAKLAGALAFGPALVFLVVGRTELFNENFFDPVAKAVAADDSWLVGPLVRLWSVTFVLNLVGGTLFVAVLSVNGALPDGTASKLVTFAHEFVHRRTEAEFVKGIVGGTLVTLLSYLLEAVNSVASRIALAYVVGVLLTVGVFDHVIVTILHVVFGMVLGATIGLGELAVTTAVVTAGNLVGGLGLVTLTHVAQWKGARQSDE
- a CDS encoding UPF0146 family protein; amino-acid sequence: MSDFERLVEVGVGNRTDVAAALADAGVAVTATDVSPREVPAGVEFAEENVLDPDPERYRGADAVYALNLPPELHRPVLDVARRHDAAFLFTTLGGDQPAVPVERETLPGETLFVARE
- a CDS encoding archaemetzincin family Zn-dependent metalloprotease — encoded protein: MLVDVVPVGDLSAKVKRQASTALRSVYDCDVTIHDSQPIPTGAHDEKRDQYRAEEFIELAGRVGTGEKNIAITPKDLFYRRRNYVFGLAYLDGNGSVISTYRLQTSSDGGFSNRSAAEIFSDRVRKEVVHEIGHTLGLEHCDNKRCVMNFSPTVREVDVKEENLCGSCQREVL